The following proteins are encoded in a genomic region of Triticum dicoccoides isolate Atlit2015 ecotype Zavitan chromosome 1B, WEW_v2.0, whole genome shotgun sequence:
- the LOC119321143 gene encoding non-lysosomal glucosylceramidase-like gives MVSGHLFHCRKNSWPPEEYVGRTALQLLDLDGGSPPEQAWRRRLNSHANILKEFSVTFMEAMKMMTLGVRLWSYVREEASHGRKAPIDPFTRERCKPSASQGVPLGGMGSGSISRGFRGEFKNWHIIPGLCENSPVMENQFSIFVSRDSGNKKYSSVLAPGHHEGLKKCNDSGISSWDWNLSGQHSTYHALFPRAWTIYDGEPDPDLKISCRQISPFIPHDYKDSSLPASVFVYTLVNTGRDRAKVSLLMTWANSIGGFSHHSGGHFNEPFIEDDGVSGVLLHHKTAKDNPPVTFSIAACETQNVSVTVLPVFGLSGENHVSAKEMWDTMSKDGHFSRENFNAACSMPSSSGETLCAAVSASAWVEPHGRCTVAFALAWSSPKVKFQKGCTYNRRYTEFYGTSERSSSINLVHDALTKYRLWEEEIEKWQDPILKDEKLPEWYKFTLFNELYFLVAGGTVWTDGQPPAFSETSPAYQHKHSKKGTKSESVKDNHVKPAAEQVSDGDDPPNGEERSVSMYAAVHGSQMPEQTSGLRSQEPIPYLLSKDGPENVGKFLYLEGVEYIMWNTYDVHFYASFALLDLFPKIELSIQRDFADAVLYEDRRRVKFLADGTSGIRKVKGAVPHDLGTHDPWHEMNAYNIHDTSKWKDLNPKFVLQVYRDFAATGDMTFGRDVWAAVCAAMDYMDQFDRDCDGLIENDGFPDQTYDAWTVHGISAYCGGLWLAALQAAATMAHRLGDRPYAEKYKLKFMKAKAVYEAKLWNGSYFNYDSGTSSNSRSIQADQLAGQWYAASSGLPPIFDEHKIRSALQKIFEFNVMKVKGGRMGAVNGMTPKGKVDETCMQSREIWTGVTYGVAANMLLHGMEHQGFITAEGIFLAGWSEDGYGYWFQTPEGWTTDGHYRSLVYMRPLAIWAMQWALSPPKAILEAPKVNLMDRIHIPPQAVRAVGEIGVRKIAPDNRCIPSSTFQCEC, from the exons ATGGTGAGCGGCCACCTATTCCACTGCCGTAAGAATTCGTGGCCGCCGGAGGAGTATGTGGGCCGGACCGCCCTGCAACTG TTGGACTTGGATGGCGGGTCGCCGCCGGAGCAGGCATGGCGGAGGAGGCTGAACAGTCACGCGAACATACTCAAGGAATTCAGCGTCACCTTCATGGAAGCAATGAAGATG ATGACCCTCGGGGTGAGGCTTTGGTCATATGTCCGTGAGGAGGCTTCCCATGGAAGG AAAGCTCCCATTGATCCGTTTACAAGAGAGAGATGCAAGCCGTCGGCTTCACAGGGTGTGCCGCTCGGAGGGATGGG GAGTGGTAGCATTTCAAGAGGATTCAGGGGAGAGTTCAAGAATTGGCACATCATTCCTGGTTTGTGTGAGAATTCGCCGGTCATGGAGAACCAGTTTTCT ATATTTGTATCACGAGACAGTGGGAATAAAAAATACTCATCGGTATTGGCTCCTGGACACCATGAAGGCTTAAA GAAATGTAACGACTCTGGAATTTCATCATGGGACTGGAACCTGAGTGGTCAACACTCTACCTACCATGCATTGTTTCCTAGGGCCTGGACTATTTACGATG GTGAGCCAGATCCAGACCTTAAAATCTCATGCCGCCAGATATCACCATTCATTCCTCATGATTACAAGGATAGCAGTCTACCGGCATCTGTGTTTGTGTACACT CTGGTGAATACCGGGAGAGACCGTGCAAAAGTGAGCCTCTTGATGACATGGGCG AATTCCATTGGAGGTTTTTCTCATCATTCAGGAGGCCACTTCAATGAGCCCTTCAT TGAGGATGACGGAGTGTCAGGAGTGCTTTTGCATCACAA AACAGCAAAGGATAATCCTCCAGTTACTTTCTCTATTGCTGCCTGCGAAACTCAGAATGTGAGCGTGACAGTCTTGCCTGTTTTTGGTCTTTCTGGAGAGAACCATGTTTCTGCGAAGGAAATGTGGGATACCATGTCAAAG GATGGCCACTTCAGTCGGGAAAATTTCAATGCTGCTTGTAGTATGCCTTCTTCTTCAGGGGAGACACTTTGTGCGGCTGTCTCGGCATCTGCTTGGGTGGAGCCGCATGGTAGGTGTACTGTGGCATTTGCTTTGGCTTGGTCCTCACCTAAAGTGAAGTTTCAGAAGGGGTGCACATATAACAG GAGGTACACCGAATTTTATGGAACTTCTGAAAGATCATCATCTATTAATTTGGTACATGATGCCTTAACAA AATATAGACTTTGGGAAGAAGAGATCGAGAAGTGGCAAGACCCCATACTCAAGGATGAAAAACTCCCAGAATG GTACAAGTTCACCCTTTTTAACGAGCTTTATTTTCTGGTAGCTGGGGGAACTGTTTGGACAG ATGGTCAACCTCCAGCGTTTAGTGAAACAAGTCCTGCTTACCAACATAAACATTCAAAGAAGGGCACTAAATCAGAATCAGTTAAAGATAACCATGTCAAGCCAGCAGCAGAGCAAGTCTCTGATGGAGATGACCCGCCTAATGGTGAAGAGCGAAGCGTGTCAATGTATGCAGCAGTTCATGGATCACAGATGCCTGAACAAACCAGTGGACTTAGGTCGCAGGAACCGATTCCTTATTTACTTTCCAAGGATGGCCCTGAAAATGTCGGTAAATTCTTGTACCTGGAGGGAGTGGAATACATCATGTGGAACACATATGATGTGCATTTCTATGCTTCTTTTGCTCTCCTTGACTTATTCCCCAAGATAGAGCTGAGTATTCAACGCGATTTTGCTGACGCTGTTCTGTATGAAGATCGGCGGAGAGTCAAATTTTTGGCTGATGGCACCTCAGGAATCCGTAAAGTCAAAGGTGCTGTTCCTCATGACCTAGGAACACATGATCCATGGCACGAAATGAATGCCTACAACATACATGATACAAGCAAATGGAAAGATCTAAATCCCAAGTTTGTACTCCAGGTATACAGAGACTTTGCTGCCACAGGTGATATGACATTTGGTAGAGATGTATGGGCTGCAGTCTGTGCAGCAATGGACTACATGGATCAGTTTGATCGCGATTGTGATGGTCTCATTGAGAATGATGGATTTCCTGATCAAACCTATGATGCTTGGACTGTTCACGGGATCAGTGCCTACTGTGGTGGCCTCTGGCTTGCTGCACTTCAAGCTGCTGCTACAATGGCTCATCGCCTTGGGGATCGTCCATACGCTGAAAAGTACAAGCTGAAGTTTATGAAAGCTAAAGCAGTGTACGAGGCGAAGTTATGGAATGGGTCTTATTTCAATTATGACAGTGGTACAAGCAGCAATAGCCGGTCCATTCAGGCTGATCAGCTTGCAGGACAGTGGTACGCCGCATCGTCAGGCTTGCCCCCAATTTTTGATGAGCACAAAATAAGAAGTGCTCTGcagaaaatatttgaattcaatgTCATGAAGGTAAAAGGAGGACGGATGGGAGCTGTAAATGGtatgactcccaagggaaaggtggaTGAGACATGCATGCAGTCTCGGGAAATCTGGACTGGTGTTACATACGGTGTCGCAGCAAACATGCTACTCCATGGGATGGAGCATCAAGGTTTTATCACCGCCGAAGGAATATTTCTTGCCGGCTGGTCAGAAGATGGATACGG GTATTGGTTCCAAACACCGGAGGGATGGACCACAGATGGGCATTACAGGTCGCTGGTATACATGCGGCCTCTTGCCATTTGGGCAATGCAGTGGGCATTGTCACCCCCAAAGGCGATTCTCGAGGCACCCAAGGTAAACCTGATGGACAGAATACATATACCCCCTCAAGCAGTCCGAGCAGTCGGTGAGATAGGTGTTCGAAAGATCGCCCCCGATAACAGATGTATTCCGAGCTCCACGTTCCAGTGCGAATGCTAA